Proteins encoded by one window of Ignavibacteriota bacterium:
- a CDS encoding virulence protein RhuM/Fic/DOC family protein, with protein sequence MNTKGEIVIYQNSESKLQVEVKLLDDTLWLSLNQISALFGRDKSSISRHIRNIFKTGELDMNSTVAKFATVQTEGSRKIERIIEFYNLDVIISVGYRVNSKEGTQFRIWANNVLKNYLIKGFAINENSIRKERSMLVELKQVIKFISENNLSDMIDDEIKTDFMRILDKYSSALFILDSYDNQKLNNFAHENETCYKIEYEEVIKIIEEMRKVNFDTQLFGLEKDESMKSSISAIYQTFNGNDLYPSILEKAVNLLYFIVKNHSFVDGNKRIAASIFLYFLSKNERLSKVNLDNNLLAALTLLIANSKPIERKLITNIITTMLQQF encoded by the coding sequence TTGAACACTAAAGGTGAAATTGTTATTTATCAAAATAGCGAAAGTAAATTACAAGTGGAAGTAAAGTTGCTTGATGATACACTATGGCTTTCATTAAATCAAATTTCGGCACTGTTTGGACGAGATAAATCCTCTATATCAAGGCATATTCGAAATATATTTAAGACCGGGGAGCTTGATATGAACTCAACTGTTGCAAAATTTGCAACAGTTCAAACTGAGGGTTCAAGAAAAATTGAAAGAATAATAGAGTTTTATAATCTTGATGTGATTATTTCAGTTGGTTATCGGGTCAATTCCAAAGAGGGTACACAATTCAGAATTTGGGCAAATAATGTTTTAAAGAACTATTTAATTAAAGGATTTGCTATCAACGAAAATTCCATCAGGAAAGAACGTTCAATGCTTGTTGAATTAAAACAAGTTATCAAATTCATAAGTGAAAATAATTTGTCTGATATGATTGATGATGAAATCAAGACCGATTTTATGAGAATTCTTGATAAATATTCATCTGCTTTATTTATTCTTGATAGTTACGATAATCAGAAATTGAATAATTTTGCACACGAGAATGAAACATGTTATAAAATAGAATATGAAGAAGTTATCAAAATCATCGAAGAAATGCGAAAAGTAAATTTTGATACTCAACTTTTTGGATTAGAAAAAGATGAATCAATGAAAAGTTCAATTTCTGCAATTTATCAGACTTTCAATGGTAACGATTTGTACCCTTCTATACTTGAAAAAGCAGTAAACTTATTGTATTTTATAGTTAAAAATCACTCATTTGTGGACGGAAATAAGAGGATTGCTGCTTCAATATTTTTGTATTTTCTTAGTAAAAATGAGCGATTAAGCAAAGTTAATCTTGATAATAATCTTCTTGCTGCATTGACACTACTAATCGCCAATAGTAAACCAATTGAAAGAAAACTGATTACAAATATTATTACAACGATGCTACAACAGTTTTAA